A genomic region of Caldisericia bacterium contains the following coding sequences:
- a CDS encoding manganese efflux pump gives MNPLTLFIIAVSLSMDSMASSIGMTASLKEKLFKDILKISLSLSITQSLMAVLGWILGDNLYEIIKPVDHWVALSLLLFVGLRMIYEGIKDGEIKIKRFSGSPLFLILISIATSIDAFAVGFSLSIIGVSILLPAFVIFLVTFFITFTSSSISSNFLKRFERISTIIGGSILIIIGFTIFIEHTIKNI, from the coding sequence ATGAATCCATTAACTCTGTTTATAATTGCAGTTAGTTTATCAATGGACTCCATGGCTTCCTCCATAGGTATGACAGCGTCTCTTAAGGAGAAACTTTTTAAGGACATTTTAAAAATTTCCCTCTCCCTATCAATAACCCAATCTTTAATGGCTGTCCTTGGGTGGATTCTTGGGGATAATCTCTATGAGATTATAAAACCAGTAGATCACTGGGTTGCATTATCCCTCCTCCTCTTTGTTGGTCTGAGGATGATCTATGAAGGGATAAAGGATGGCGAGATAAAGATAAAGCGTTTCAGTGGAAGTCCCCTCTTTTTAATTCTTATCTCCATTGCCACAAGCATTGATGCCTTTGCTGTTGGATTCTCCCTCTCCATAATAGGAGTATCAATCCTCCTTCCAGCGTTTGTGATATTCCTTGTGACTTTCTTTATAACATTTACCTCAAGCTCAATATCTTCAAATTTTCTTAAAAGGTTTGAAAGGATTTCCACAATAATCGGGGGAAGTATTCTAATAATAATAGGATTTACAATATT